The window CGCTCATCTTGCCGTTGGTGCCGATGTAGATGACGTTGTCGTAACCGGCAAAACCGAAGTTCTTCATCAGGCGAATCTTGGTCGCCAGTTCGGCGTCGTTGGTCGCCACCGCCCCGCCCTCGAAGGTATTGAAGAACTTGGTGGCGTGGAAGCTGAATATCTCCACTGCGCCGAAGCCGCCGATCATCTGCCCGCCATAGGAGTTGCCGAAGGCGTGGGCGGCGTCGAACATCAGCTTCAGGTTGCGGCGGGCGGCGATCTCGCTCAACTCTTCGATGGCGCACGGCCGGCCCCAGACGTGGACGCCGATGATGCCACTGGTGCGCGGGGTGATCAGCCGCTCCACCTGGCGCGGGTCAAGGTTGTGGGAGGCCGGGTCCACGTCGCAGAACACGGGGGTGATCTCCTGCCATTGCAGGGCGTGGGCCGTGGCGACGAAGGTGAAGGAGGGCACGATGACCTCGCCGGTCAGACCCAGGGCGCGGATGGCGATCTCCAGGGCCACGGTGGCGTTGCACATGCAGATGACGTGCTCCACGCCGAGATAGTCGGCCAGGCGCGCCTCGAACTCCTGCACCAGCGGGCCGTTGTTGGTCAGCCACAGCCGATCGAGCATGTCCTCGATGCGGCCCATGAGGGCGGCCCGGTCGCCGATGTTGGGCCGGCCGACGTGCAGTTTTTCCTCGAAACGAGGCCGGCCGGAAACGACGGCCAATTCATCCAGTCGCGATAGTTGGGCGATCATACTTGCAATTCTCCCTATGACACAATGGGCCGATGCGCGCGGCGGCGCAACCGGTGCCGGTTTTTAGACGATGCCCTCGGCCGTCAGCCAGGCAATCGCCCGCTTATAGTCTACTTTATGCGCTTTGGCGAAGCCGTCAAAATCCGACTTCTTGCCCGTTATCCGGCGCATGGCCGAACTATAGAGTGTGCGGGCGACGTGATCCGCCTCGCACACCTTGACAAACGTCGCCTGATTGCCGAAGCATTTGTTGATCAGGATCGACCCGCCCCACGGCGTCTCCTCGGTGAAGTAGGTTACCGTTTTGGGTTCCAGCGCGCCGACGATGTTTGCCAGTTGGCTGCCCTGGAAGCCGAGGATATTGGTGTGTTCGTTGACGACCCGCAACTGCTCGGCAAAGGGCAACTGTTGGGGATGGACGATGCGCGCACCGCGCTCGGCCAGGAAGGACTCGACCTTTTCCTCGCCGATGTACTGGCGCACGCCGCTCTTGTGGGCGGTGCGCGACAGATAGAGCGGCTGATCGGTCGGCCGCGCGTCGGCCACGCCCAGGGCCACGGCCAGCTTGTTCATAAATTCGCGGTAGGCGTCGTGGGTATGGCTCTGCAATTGAAACGACGTCTGCGGGACGATGACCCGGCTGAGGCGGGTGGGCCGGTCGAAGGTGACCAGGTTGTCGGCGGTGATGCCCATCGCGTCGAGGCAGGCCTTGATGTAGGGCCGCTGCAAGAGCGACGGGTCGTAGACGTGGAAGCAATAGCGGTCAATGTCGCCCAGATTCTCCGTCAGCGCCCACCAGTTGGACAGAGTCTCCATGATGTAGTGGCCGAAGTGGGGGCGGATGTGGTTCATGTACAGCACCGGGCGGTCATAGACCGGCAGGTCGTCCACGTCACCGGCGAAACGTGGCGGGTCGGTGTTGAACAGATCGTCGGAGCGGCGGCGGAGGGTCAGTGAGTGAGGGATCTGGTTCAGCTCCCGGTCATAGAGACAGCCGACGCGCTGCTTGGCCCCACCGCGCACGGCCGGCGTGTAGATGACGTCGCTATGGGTGGTCAACGCCGGTTTTGCCGGGATCAGGCGGAAAGGCCGTTCGCCACGAAAGAAGCGTTCGGGCTTGGAAAAATGAACGAAACGAAAGTCGTCGCTCGTGATAGCGATGGCCGTGGGGTCGTCGGCAGCGCGGCGCGGGTCGGAATAGGTGACCGCCGGTAACGAATTCATGCGTATACCTCAATTGTGTGACTGGTCCAGCATTACCTGTGTTGGCCCAGAGTAGACTTTCAATCTTAAGGGTGGGCTTACACCGCGAATGCCCACGGCCGCCATTCAGCCGCCGCGCTAATAGCCATAGCGCGCCAACGTGGCTCCGGCGATGCGGTCGAAAACGGCGATTTCCTCGGCCGTCAGTAGCGAACGATATTTGCCGACCTCGGAATCGGTCGGCATCTCCAGCGTCTTGCGCTTCCATTGCAAAAATTCCAGCGGCTCCTGGTGCGCCTTCCGGTTCCAGAGGTAATATTCCAGCATCTGCTCGTCGTAAGGCTCAGCCAGAAAGGCGCAGAGGCGGCGCAGTTCGGTTTCACTGTTGGTCACCAGATCTTCGTAGCGCACGATGCATACCCGCTCCCGGCCGGCGGCGTCAAACGCGGACGTGGCCTGGTCGTTGTTATCGGCCCACTCGGCGGCGATGGCAGCGATGTCGGTTGCCAGATGGGGCGCATATTTGGAGTCCATCGGCGTCACCGCCAGCTTGCGATAGGAGCAGGCCACGTCGCGGCCGTCGCGCACGATGTGGACGTAGGCCGCGTCGGGGAACATCGCCGCCAGCGTGGCGATATGTTGAATATAGAAGTTGTTTTTGTCGCCCCAACGTTGAAAGGTTTTCCCGGTGGTGTGGCCGAAGAATGTGTAGATACAGGCGACCAGTTCCGCGTAGCTCGCCGGTTGATTGGCGGCGATGGCGTCGCGCAAGGCGACATAGTCCAGGTTCCAGGTCTCGATCTTCTTCGAGGCGGCCAGATCGGCGAGGAAGCCATCTAACAGTTGTGGATCGCGACTGGAATCGATGCCCCAGTGACGATACTTGTCGTACCACCACACCGCAAAGCCACACTCCGGCGGCACGATGATATGGCGATGGTTGTTCACCATCAAGCGTAAAAGGGTTGTCCCCGATCGGGGATTGCCGATTATGAATATCGGTGGTCTCATGTCACATTCAACGTCTCGCCGCAGGTGGACGCGGCCTCACCCGGCAATGGGTCAGGTGTCCTACTTCTTCCAGTTCGACAGATCGCGATCGATCAGCCCTTCCAGCCGTTCCACTTCCTCGCGGTAATAATCATACAGGCGACGGGCCAGATCGGCGGGCATGGGCGGCGGTTCCTCGAGGTTACTGTCGCGGGTCTCGATCATCTTCTGGCGCAGGCGGGCCGGCACCAGCGGGTCGATGGCCCGGCGCAGGGGGTGCTTCTTGAGCGTCTCGTAGAGGCGGCCGAGGCGGTGGTTCTTCATCGCCCCGCCCCGGTTCTTCACCGACAGATCGGGCACAAAGGTGTCGTCGATCTCCAGGAAGCGGCAAATGTCGGCCACCACGCCCAGTGCGTCGCCGATCAGGTCGTCGAACAGGATGATCTTGACCTGCGCCGGATCGAACTGCTCATACCAGCGCGTCAGCCAGGCATGGTATAGCCCATGCTCCACGGCCTGGTCGCCGGGCTGCAACACTACCTCGGCCGGGCGGTCTTCCAGCCCCAGCCGCACGCGATGCCAATAGCTGGAATAGGCCCGCCGCACCGGGTCGCGCAGGCTAAAGATGAGCCGGACGTCGGGGATGGCGGCGGCGATGAGTTGCGGCGCGGTGTCGCTACGCAGATAGTGGGGCGACGTTTCGCCCACGGCGCGGTAGCCGGCCGAGTCGGCGAAGAGCGCGGCGTACTCATCCAGCGTCTTGATCGGGAAGCGCAGCCCATGGCCGGCCACGTGCTCCGGGTTGGTGGGGTCATAGGCAAAGTAGCGCGGCTCCTTGAAGGCGCTCATATACACGTCGGGGTGCTGCTTCAAATAGTAGTTCAGCGACGTGGTGCCGCCCTTGATGGCCCCGCCGATGATGAAATTGGGCAGGCGCAGCCCGGTGGCGGCCGGCGGCAAAGGGGCGCGGTCGCGCGCCGGGCGTTCGGCCGTGAGGTGGGGCGTGGTAATCGTGTTCATTGGGCAAACCGTATTTTGCTGATGCGGGTGCGGGTGAATTGGCGCAACTGCTTCATGCGGTAATCGATGGCGCCAAGTTTTAGCTCCGGCCAGTTGCCGGCCGGCGGGCCGTCGCCGGCTATATCGTGGGCTATCAGCATCTCCTCGACCTGATCGATAGTGGGCGATTCGCCGCGCAGCCGCCCCACGTGGGCCAATAGCACGGACTCGTCGGGACTCTCGTAGTAGACCTGGCGGTAGTTGGCGTCGTTTTCGCCCAGGTCGTTGCGGCGGCCCTCGGCGCGCCGCTGCACGTCGCGGTAGCGGTCGCTCTCCTTGGAGTAGAGGTGGATGCGCGACGACAGATTGCCGCCCAGCGCGTGGTGGGTCTTCTCCCAGTAGCGCTCCTTGCCCGCGAAGTAAGGGATGCCGAAGGTGGCGCAGGCCGCTTGCAGCACGTCGGCCTGGCGGCGGGCATAGTCGGCGTACTTGACGGTGCGGAAGGAGTCGACGAAGGAGTAGAAGTTGCGGTGGTATTGCGGCCAATGGGCCAGCTCGGCCCCGTCTTTCTTGTCCAGCCGGTTGCGCTTTTGCAGCGAGTGGGCGTATTCCAGCAGTGTCTTCCAGATGACGACGTGGTGGGTCTCGATCCCCTGGCGGGCCAGATAGTCGGTCTGGTCGTCGATCCAGACGACGTTCTTGCTGGCATCGACGATGAACTCGACCTCGGGGTGGATGTCGAAGATGGTCTGGTAGAGGTTGGCCTCGCCATGCTTCTTGACCCGGCTCCACAAGTCGCAATTGGGATCGCCGCAGCCGCAGGCCCAGGTCGGCCGCGTGTGGCGCTCCTTGGTCGGCCGGAAGAGGTGCTTCACCTCGCCGATGCCGAAGCCGCGCGGATCGTTGGCGATGGTCAGATGGAAGAAGGTGGAGCCGCTATAGGACGTGCCACCGACAAAAATTACTTTCTTGCTCATGCGCTTGCTCTTATTCTCCGGCGGGGCGACGGATGCATCCGTTCCCGGCCGCGCCCGTTCTAATCTAACCCGCCCACGCTTACAGCGCGTATTACGGTATAGAACGCTTTCCATCTTTCTTTCAGCCGCCCGCCGACCGGGCTATAATGGCCCCATTTCCCGTTCGAGGCAAGCCATGCAAATCAAGCCCTTCGCCACCGAGGAGTTCTTCGCCCGCTACGAATTCACCACCCCCCACCTGCTGTGCGCTTCCGACTGCGAGACGCTGACCGTCGGCGATCTGCTGCGGCTGGCCGGGGCGAACGCGGCCGACTTGCTCGACCTGCGCCTGAGCTACACCGAATCGGCCGGCCACCCCGCGCTGCGGGCGGCCGTGGCTGCGCTCTACGAGCAGGTCGCGCCGGAAGAAGTCGTGATCCTGGGCGCGCCAGAAGAGGGCATCTATCTGACCATGCGCGCCCTGCTGTCGCCGGGCGACCATGCCGTGGTGCTGACCCCGGCCTACGATTCGCTGCTCAATCTGGCCGAGCACGCCGGCGCCGACGTCAGCCGCTGGGCCGTCCGGCCGCGGCCCGGCGGCTGGGCGCTCGACCTGGACGAGCTGGCGCGCCTGCTGCGGCCCGCTACGCGCCTGGTGGTCGTCAATTTCCCCCACAACCCGACCGGCCTGCTGCCCACGCCGGCCGAATTCGAGGCGCTGATCGACCTGGTGCGGCGGCGCGGCGCGTGGCTGCTGTGCGACGAGATGTACCGTGGGCTGGAGCGCGACCCGGCCGAACGCCTGCCCTCGGCCGCCGACCGCTATGAGCGGGCCGTCGTCCTGTCGGGCCTGTCGAAGACCCACGGCCTGCCGGGCCTGCGCGCCGGGTGGCTGGTCGTCCACGACGCGGCCTTGCGCGCGGCGCTGATCAACTGGAAGCATTACACCACCATCTGCGCCGCCGCGCCCAGTGAATTGCTGGCGACCGTGGCCCTGTCGGCCCACGAGGCGCTGGCCGGGCGCAACCGGCGGATCATCGCCGGCAACCTGGACATGGCCGCGACGTTCTTCCGGCGCTGGCCGGAGCTGTTCGACTGGCGGCCGCCGCGGGCCGGGTCGGTGGCCCTGGTCGGCGTCAACGTGCCCTCGGCCACGGCCTACTGCCACGCGCTGGCCCATGACGCCGGGGTGCTGCTGCTGCCGGGGCCAAACCTGGGGGCCGATGATCGTAGTGTACGCTTCGGCTTCGGCCGGGCTGGTTTCGCGGCGGCGCTGGCGGCCTATGAAGACTACCTGATGAGACTATCCAATAGCGCCGCGAGTTGAGCCTGCCGGTGGGCAAAAGCCGGCCGGCCGGCGCGATTGCCCTTTTGAAATCGGTCGGCCCTGACATGGTACAATTCGCGATCGCCGTTGTCATACGCCACGTACTGCCAACCGGGCACGCGCACCCCCCAATATTGCGCATTTTCCGAGGAACTCGCCCGCTTTTCCTGGAGAACGGCCTCGTTCCATTCGACGGCTGTACCGCGCAATAGAGGCAGCAAACTCGCGCCATCCTGTGGCCGCCCCACCGTCACCCCGGCATATTCGGCAATCGTCGAAGCCAGATTGACGTGGGACACGAAGCGCCTCTCTTGTCTATTCCCACTTCGTCCCGGATAGCGAATCAACAAGGGAACCCGCGAACACTCATCATAGGGGCAGTTTTTGTAAAACCAGCGGTGCGACCCCCACGAGAAACCATTGTCGCTGACGAACACGATCAGCGTGTTATCCAGTTCCCCTTTGGCCTGTAAGGCCGCGACGATGGCCTGCACACCGTCATCGATAGCTAATAATTCCCGGTGGGCGTTCAATCGTTCGATACGCCACTGGTTGAGGGTGCTCTGGCTCGGAATCCCTAACTCCCGCACCCACTGTGGCTTATCAGCGATATTGGCTTCGAGATAATTCGGCGGATCCGGCGGCACGTAGACGTCCACGTTTTCATAGCGGGCCGGTGGGCGAGCGATCATATGGGGCGCGTGATAACTGACGTAGAGGAAAAATGGCTCCTCGTTGTCCTCAATAAAGCTCACGGCGCTTGTCGTCAGCGGATCCACCGGGCCGGTGTAGACCTGCCACACATCCCACCCGGTTTGGGGGCTGGTTCCCAGCTCCCCATACTTGCCCAACATCGCCGTCCGGTAGCCGGCCGCATCCAGCCAGACGGGCAAGGTATTGGTCGAATCCAGCTGGGCGATGTGTCTCGGCGCGTTGGAAAGCACGCCGTGATGATGGGCATACTGGCCGGTCAACAAGGTGGAGCGGGCCGGGGCGCACAGGGCCGTGTTGGCAAAGGCGTTGGTGAAGCTAACCCATGACCCGCCCGGGTAGGCCATTAAATGGCGCATCACCGGCAACGAGGCCACGTCCTGATCATCGGTGAGGATCAGCACGATATTGGGCCGGGTCGCCTGAGCTGCGATCGCCGATCGGCTCAACCACAGGGACAGAGAGAGCGAGGGAGAGATAAGAAGGAACAGTCCCACGATCAGCAGGACGAAGAACAAGGTAAATTTGCGTGTCATTTTATGCCCCCCTGATGACTCCGGCCTAAACGGTGACGGAAACCTTAGCCCGAAACGCATTGCTAAACTCAAACGATGACACCTTTCCTCGCCACACAGGGTATCATCCGCACAGTCGATTATCCTGAACAGCGGGAGAGCAGTTGCATCGATCCTCCCGCCACCATTATAGCACCAAAAGGTGGCAGGTTTATGAATCAGTTACAGTTTGGCGAGATCGAATATTTAGCGGCATGGCTGGCTGGAAGCGGTATCGACGTCGCCGGCTGGGGCAAGGGCGAGGCCAAACAGTTGCTCGATCTGTGGCGAGAATATACGAGCGGCGAATCATGCCTTACCGATAACCCACCGGCGCGGCAGATTGACGTGGCGCAGGTGATCATCCGCCGCGGCGACCGGGTGCTGGTGGAACTGGCCCAGGAGTTCGCCGACGACCGGCGGCGGAGCCGGCTTTTGCCGCCGTCGGAGAAGCTGAAGGGGGGCGAATCGCCGCGCGCGGCGGCATGGCGCTGTCTGGGCGAGGAATTAGGACTACGCGAAGAAGATGTGGCGCTGGGCCAGTCGGCGCAAGTCAGCGAGGAAGTGGGCGATTCCCCTTCCTACCCCGGCCTGCCCACGCGCTACGTCTTTCACGTCTTCGAGGCCACGGCCGACAGCTTGCCGGACGATGATTTCTACCGCGACAACGCCGCCCCTGACGACCCCATCCGCCGCCACCTCTGGGGGTGGAGAAGGGAATGAAGAGAAACCACAGATTTCACAGATTTCACAGATTTAGAATAGTGGGTAGTGGGCAGTGGACAGTTTTCAGACTGACCGCTGACCACTTCTTTAAATCTGTGCAATCTGTGTAATCTGTGGTTTTCCCCTTCTTACCAGCCGCGGGTCGCCAGTTGCTGGTCTTCGGTCAGGGTGTGGATGCCGATGCCGACCATCGGCTGGCCCAGATTCTCGCTGACGCGGGCCAGGATTTCGGCGTTGCGGAAGTGGGTGGTGGCCTCGACGATGGCCTTGGCCCGCCGCGCCGGGTCGCCGCTCTTGAAGATGCCGGAGCCGACGAACAGGCCATCGACGCCCAGTTGCATCATCAGCGCCGCGTCGGCCGGGGTGGCGATGCCGCCGGCGGCGAAATTGACCACCGGCAGGCGGCCGAGCGCCCGCGTCTCCTTGACCAGTTCATAAGGCGCGCCGATCTCCTTGGCGAAGGTCATCAGCTCCTCTTCGGGCATGGCTTGCAGGCGGCGAATGTCGCCCAGCACGGTGCGGGCGTGGCGCACGGCCTCGACCACGTCGCCCGTGCCCGCCTCGCCCTTGGTGCGGATCATGGCCGCGCCCTCGCCCACGCGCCGCAGCGCCTCGCCCAGGTTGCGGCAGCCGCAGACGAACGGGATGCCGAAGTCGTGCTTGTTGATGTGGTAGCTCTCATCGGCCGGGGTCAGCACTTCGCTCTCATCGATGAAGTCGACGCCCAGCGCCTCCAGGATTTGGGCCTCCACAAAGTGGCCGATGCGCACCTTGGCCATGACCGGAATGCTGACCGCGGCCATGATCTCCTTGATCAGGCCGGGGTCCGACATGCGGGCCACGCCACCGCTGACGCGAATATCGGCCGGGACGCGCTCCAGGGCCATGACGGCCACCGCGCCCGCTTCCTCGGCGATGCGGGCGTGCTCGGCCGTCACCACGTCCATGATCACGCCACCCTTCAGCATCTGGGCCAGCCCGCGCTTGACGGTGAGGTTGCCCACCTCGCCGCGGCCGTTCTGGTTGTGTCCGTTCTCGTTCATTGCCTGACCTCCCGCCGCCGGCCCTCCATAGAGCCGCGCCGCGTCTCATCTGTGTGATTTATCAACACTATCCATTGTAGGGGCAGGCGCGGGGGATTTCAAGCGAATTGGCCCTATCGTTTAGGTGTTTTTATATATGATGATGGGGCCGATTTAGATACGAGGTTAGAAACCGAGTTTCTCAGAATAATACCTTCGCCAAATCACGAAGGGCAAAGGGCAGGTTGAGGGGGATGAATCCTGCCCAACCTGGAAATCCGGTCGAAAATTGCTTCCGTAAAAATCGGGTCTGGTTTTTGCGGAAGCAATTTTAGCACTTCGGCCACGTATTTATGGCCGCGATAATGAGCTTTCAAATCCAGCACGTTGACCGCTGGGTCTTCACGCCGCAGGTCCTGTAACAACACCTGAGAAACGTTGACCATCAGGAAGGACAGATTGATGGCATTGGTCACCGGGGTCTTTTTGACGTTCATAAAGTCCTCTAAACCCCAGTATTGTTTGGCGTCGCGGAAATTGAACTCGATTTGAAAACGCAGTTGATAATACTCTAGCACCTGCGACCAGTTCAGGGCCAGGTCGCTGGTGAACAACAACACACGGGCCTGCGCGCCGGTGGTCGGCCTTGTTTTGAGCAGGATGACCACATTGAGCGGCTGGGCGAACGCCTTGTGGCGCAGGGTAGCCTGATAGATGTCGGTGTGGACGCCGTCGTCGATGATCGTCTGCTGCCAGCAGCTGGCCGGGAGGTTGTCATAGGCGACCTTAGCGCCGTACTTACAACGTTTGTTGTCCCCCTGGTAGGGGAAATACAGGGCGGCATCGTGACGCAATTTGGAAACCAGGTGCAGCCCGCACTGCCGAACCATTTGCAGGGCATTGTTGTTGCCGAAGTGGCCGTCCAAGACCAGATAGGTCAATTTGAGTCGTTGGTCAACCACCGCCAAAAACTGCTTGACCATCGTTTGGATGCGGGTCAGTTCGGGCGTTAAGGTCACCTCGGTTTTGATGCTGTTGCGACGCCCCGGCGGGCGGCCGGGGCGGCCCGCGCTACTTTGGGCGGCGGCTTTCTTGCGCCGCGTCCGCGGCTTGACCTCTCTGTTTACCCCTTCCTGGCTGGGCACTTGTTCGCTCATCACCGGATACGACCGCCGTTCCCGCGGGTTGACCAACGACAAGGCAAACAGGGCCACGCTGGACACTGGCCGGCCCCATAACGGCGCATAGAAGCGTCCCAAGCCGTGCGTCTCCTTGCCCGATTTGCTGACGACACATTCATCCCCCACTAACAGGTACTCGTCCCCGGCCTGGTGCAGATGGTCACGGAAGAAGGCCCACATGACTTGTGTCCAGGGAATGGTGGTCTGGAAAAAACGTTGTACGCTCCGATAGCTGCCCCCTTTATCCGTCCAGCGCGCCATGCCCAACATCGTTACTCGTCCAGTCATGGCTAACATCGCCCCCATGAGTACGCTCATCTGCCGCATGGTCGTTTGGCTAACAATAGGACGCAATGGTTGTAATAGTGCTAGAATATTCATCGTGGGTGGTTGTGTCGACGGTTCCTTTTCCTTGGTCGGTAAAGTTTCCTATCTTACACGCCCACCCACTTTTTGCTATTTTTTTGGCGAAGGTATTATCAGAAGAAACTCGGTTTCTAATCTCATCTCTTATCAATTGGAGTTGCAGGGGTAGCTGGCCGCCGCGCCGACCACAGCCGCCGAGTCGCCGTCCGCGCTACTGCGCAGTTCGATGGTCACCTCGGTCGTGCCCACGGGCACGTCGGGCAGAGTCAGGGTGATCAGGTTCAACAGCGCCCCGTGCGTCGGCCCAAAGCTGACGTCGGTGTCATCGACCCCGCCGGCATCGGCGATCACGGTGATGGCGCGGTTGTCGTTGTCGTTGTCCACCAGCGCCACCTGGACGGTGACATCGGCCGGGCCGAGCGGCGGGTCGATGGGGATCGAGAGGGTCTGAACTTGCGACCAGGGTTCCTCCGGCCCGACCATGTTGGTATGGCCGTCGGGATAGACGACGTAATTATCGAAATACGGCACGGTCGTGGCGTGGGTGGCGTAGAGGATGAAGGCGCGCGGCACCTTGCCCCGTGTCCCCGGCGAGAGGAACCACCGGCCACGAATCGACGCCGCCGGCTCCAGCTCCGTGCCGTACCAGTAGATACCATAGGAGCGGGCCGCCGTGCCGGTGAGGGACAGCACATCGACGTAGCTGCCATTGGGGTATTGGAAACGGCCCCGGCGCGGCAGGCGGCCGCCGTCCTTGCCGGCCAACTGGCCGTAAAGGCCGATCAGATTGCCGGCGTTGGGGACCGTCAGCTTAGCCCGCGTCTTGGCCTTGCGCGTGTCGCCCATGCCCACGCCGAGGATCGTCGTCAACTGGTTGTCCGGCGCGGGGCAGATGCCGACCGGCGGCGCGCCGACGTATTCATAGGCGCCGATGTCGCACTCGTTGCTACTGGGCGCACCGTTACCTTCCTGGGGGCGAGCCACGTCGCGCTGGTCAACGCTGCTGACCGGGGCGACGGTGCAGGCGGCGCTGGGGGCGCGGTCGATGGCCGGGCTGCCGGCCACCAGGGCGTGGGTCTCGGTGGCTGGGGTCGTCGGGCCACCGTTGTCGGCCAACGGGGCCAGGATGGCGGCCAGGGCCGTGGGTTGTGTGCCGAGGCTGGTGGCGGTGATGTCGGTCGCGCCGGGGGTGAAGTTGACGAAGGCGGCGCCGTTGGTCAGACCGCTGTGGCCGA is drawn from Candidatus Promineifilum breve and contains these coding sequences:
- a CDS encoding aminotransferase class I/II-fold pyridoxal phosphate-dependent enzyme — encoded protein: MIAQLSRLDELAVVSGRPRFEEKLHVGRPNIGDRAALMGRIEDMLDRLWLTNNGPLVQEFEARLADYLGVEHVICMCNATVALEIAIRALGLTGEVIVPSFTFVATAHALQWQEITPVFCDVDPASHNLDPRQVERLITPRTSGIIGVHVWGRPCAIEELSEIAARRNLKLMFDAAHAFGNSYGGQMIGGFGAVEIFSFHATKFFNTFEGGAVATNDAELATKIRLMKNFGFAGYDNVIYIGTNGKMSEVSAAMGLTSLESVDTFIAANKRNHHAYRRGLAGLPGVQVIAYDDGERCNYQYMIVEVDEAAAGISRDDLVRVLHAENVMARRYFYPGCHEMEPYRSYFPHSHLLLPETEKLTQRVMSLPSGTAVGPDEIGPICEIIRAAVENPDALRPYLAAADGRH
- a CDS encoding glycosyltransferase family 61 protein, which encodes MNSLPAVTYSDPRRAADDPTAIAITSDDFRFVHFSKPERFFRGERPFRLIPAKPALTTHSDVIYTPAVRGGAKQRVGCLYDRELNQIPHSLTLRRRSDDLFNTDPPRFAGDVDDLPVYDRPVLYMNHIRPHFGHYIMETLSNWWALTENLGDIDRYCFHVYDPSLLQRPYIKACLDAMGITADNLVTFDRPTRLSRVIVPQTSFQLQSHTHDAYREFMNKLAVALGVADARPTDQPLYLSRTAHKSGVRQYIGEEKVESFLAERGARIVHPQQLPFAEQLRVVNEHTNILGFQGSQLANIVGALEPKTVTYFTEETPWGGSILINKCFGNQATFVKVCEADHVARTLYSSAMRRITGKKSDFDGFAKAHKVDYKRAIAWLTAEGIV
- a CDS encoding sulfotransferase family protein, with the protein product MRPPIFIIGNPRSGTTLLRLMVNNHRHIIVPPECGFAVWWYDKYRHWGIDSSRDPQLLDGFLADLAASKKIETWNLDYVALRDAIAANQPASYAELVACIYTFFGHTTGKTFQRWGDKNNFYIQHIATLAAMFPDAAYVHIVRDGRDVACSYRKLAVTPMDSKYAPHLATDIAAIAAEWADNNDQATSAFDAAGRERVCIVRYEDLVTNSETELRRLCAFLAEPYDEQMLEYYLWNRKAHQEPLEFLQWKRKTLEMPTDSEVGKYRSLLTAEEIAVFDRIAGATLARYGY
- a CDS encoding sulfotransferase family protein, producing the protein MNTITTPHLTAERPARDRAPLPPAATGLRLPNFIIGGAIKGGTTSLNYYLKQHPDVYMSAFKEPRYFAYDPTNPEHVAGHGLRFPIKTLDEYAALFADSAGYRAVGETSPHYLRSDTAPQLIAAAIPDVRLIFSLRDPVRRAYSSYWHRVRLGLEDRPAEVVLQPGDQAVEHGLYHAWLTRWYEQFDPAQVKIILFDDLIGDALGVVADICRFLEIDDTFVPDLSVKNRGGAMKNHRLGRLYETLKKHPLRRAIDPLVPARLRQKMIETRDSNLEEPPPMPADLARRLYDYYREEVERLEGLIDRDLSNWKK
- a CDS encoding aminotransferase class I/II-fold pyridoxal phosphate-dependent enzyme — protein: MQIKPFATEEFFARYEFTTPHLLCASDCETLTVGDLLRLAGANAADLLDLRLSYTESAGHPALRAAVAALYEQVAPEEVVILGAPEEGIYLTMRALLSPGDHAVVLTPAYDSLLNLAEHAGADVSRWAVRPRPGGWALDLDELARLLRPATRLVVVNFPHNPTGLLPTPAEFEALIDLVRRRGAWLLCDEMYRGLERDPAERLPSAADRYERAVVLSGLSKTHGLPGLRAGWLVVHDAALRAALINWKHYTTICAAAPSELLATVALSAHEALAGRNRRIIAGNLDMAATFFRRWPELFDWRPPRAGSVALVGVNVPSATAYCHALAHDAGVLLLPGPNLGADDRSVRFGFGRAGFAAALAAYEDYLMRLSNSAAS
- a CDS encoding sulfatase-like hydrolase/transferase, whose product is MTRKFTLFFVLLIVGLFLLISPSLSLSLWLSRSAIAAQATRPNIVLILTDDQDVASLPVMRHLMAYPGGSWVSFTNAFANTALCAPARSTLLTGQYAHHHGVLSNAPRHIAQLDSTNTLPVWLDAAGYRTAMLGKYGELGTSPQTGWDVWQVYTGPVDPLTTSAVSFIEDNEEPFFLYVSYHAPHMIARPPARYENVDVYVPPDPPNYLEANIADKPQWVRELGIPSQSTLNQWRIERLNAHRELLAIDDGVQAIVAALQAKGELDNTLIVFVSDNGFSWGSHRWFYKNCPYDECSRVPLLIRYPGRSGNRQERRFVSHVNLASTIAEYAGVTVGRPQDGASLLPLLRGTAVEWNEAVLQEKRASSSENAQYWGVRVPGWQYVAYDNGDRELYHVRADRFQKGNRAGRPAFAHRQAQLAALLDSLIR
- a CDS encoding NUDIX domain-containing protein, with amino-acid sequence MNQLQFGEIEYLAAWLAGSGIDVAGWGKGEAKQLLDLWREYTSGESCLTDNPPARQIDVAQVIIRRGDRVLVELAQEFADDRRRSRLLPPSEKLKGGESPRAAAWRCLGEELGLREEDVALGQSAQVSEEVGDSPSYPGLPTRYVFHVFEATADSLPDDDFYRDNAAPDDPIRRHLWGWRRE
- the pdxS gene encoding pyridoxal 5'-phosphate synthase lyase subunit PdxS, whose product is MNENGHNQNGRGEVGNLTVKRGLAQMLKGGVIMDVVTAEHARIAEEAGAVAVMALERVPADIRVSGGVARMSDPGLIKEIMAAVSIPVMAKVRIGHFVEAQILEALGVDFIDESEVLTPADESYHINKHDFGIPFVCGCRNLGEALRRVGEGAAMIRTKGEAGTGDVVEAVRHARTVLGDIRRLQAMPEEELMTFAKEIGAPYELVKETRALGRLPVVNFAAGGIATPADAALMMQLGVDGLFVGSGIFKSGDPARRAKAIVEATTHFRNAEILARVSENLGQPMVGIGIHTLTEDQQLATRGW
- a CDS encoding transposase, translating into MNILALLQPLRPIVSQTTMRQMSVLMGAMLAMTGRVTMLGMARWTDKGGSYRSVQRFFQTTIPWTQVMWAFFRDHLHQAGDEYLLVGDECVVSKSGKETHGLGRFYAPLWGRPVSSVALFALSLVNPRERRSYPVMSEQVPSQEGVNREVKPRTRRKKAAAQSSAGRPGRPPGRRNSIKTEVTLTPELTRIQTMVKQFLAVVDQRLKLTYLVLDGHFGNNNALQMVRQCGLHLVSKLRHDAALYFPYQGDNKRCKYGAKVAYDNLPASCWQQTIIDDGVHTDIYQATLRHKAFAQPLNVVILLKTRPTTGAQARVLLFTSDLALNWSQVLEYYQLRFQIEFNFRDAKQYWGLEDFMNVKKTPVTNAINLSFLMVNVSQVLLQDLRREDPAVNVLDLKAHYRGHKYVAEVLKLLPQKPDPIFTEAIFDRISRLGRIHPPQPALCPS